The nucleotide window cccaattattctttttatttatttttgggacatttttgccctctccttctttctcacttagagagaaaagtcatcctccaccttgctgtgctccagtgaccagtggccggccgcggacTCCGGTGACTGGTGACCTGAATCCGGCGACCGttcaccggaatccggctacaggactggtgaccggattccggcgtctaaatttattgccccctaataatacccagtaaccatattattgccccccagtaatcacattattgcctcccaataatcatattattgcctcccataatcatattattgccctccagtgaattgcataaactcccatacactacaggcacaattgatcaatttatatgcatattattgccccccaatactcatatcattgcctctcaataatcttattattgccccgcaatagacatgtataactactcaataaaacttttttttttcattcttctttcttctttccttataagccttctgccaaatttaccaacaacaaaaaataatagtTGCCGCAATGGATAGAAAGAGAGCCATGAAAATAATACTTGCATAGTTGCTATGACTACTCCTCTGACCGCCACGTCAtcattctccttcttcttcatcatcgtcTCCATCAACATCTCcgtctccatctctctctcttccattttcaaaCCCCACCAGAATCCCCCAACCCTAGAGCCCAACACGACCCTAGATCCTCGTCCCCAAAACTATGCCGTCCGATTCGTCGAGTACAAGAAGTGGGAGGATCTGAAATCGAGTGTGTCGGCGGAGGGATCGGATTGGATCGACAGGAACAATCTGGCCAAGGGGATTTCGGATTGGTCCGGATTGTCCACGCCTGTGAAACGCCTAGAGGTGGCCGGACGACCTGGAGGAGGCTTttctgagaggagagagagagagagagtctggcaGTCGGCcggaggtagagagagagagagagaaactggaggtggagatcggggagagagagagagtctgagagtctgagagatgagtttcaatttaattaataggggcAAAACTATCAGTAGATGTTAGAGTAGGTAAAttgggttaaaaaacagttaatggagcaagtgggcaattttgttgttgaaattaggtaagtggtcacggccccaacCAAATAATCACCCAAACCAACAACTTATTAATTTCCGGAAATCATCTGAAATTAATAACTCGGGGTATTACAACAATAAATTCAAGATAATTAGGGGATTAACCAAAGAATTTTGAAAACCTTAGCCTAAACCTTAACCTTAAATCGTAGATAAGGTTGATTGgttagaagaagaggagaataaAATTACTTCCGCGaccaggtaggtttgctcctgGAGCTAATAGAATTCGTAGCATTCTCTTTCGTCGATGATTTGTTTGTGGACCTCGTTGAGCTTCTTCTTTATGGTGGCGTGCTTCTGCCCTCCCATATAGACGGGTGGGAACAGGGGAAGTGGGAATATTTTAGTTAAAATTTGGACATTAGGTCAAGAACCCTTTAATAGTTAAATTGGAGATGGTTGCAATGCTGCAAGTATTTCATGCGCAACTGTCCACAAGGTTGGGGATTTTGCTTTAGTACTTGACATATATTCGTTTTTTTGGCAAAGTCGTAGTTAACATATTCAGGGATTCAAGTATACATGTGGTGggttttctcaaaaaaaaaaaaaaaaaaaaaaaaaaaatatacatggTGGGCTTTAATACCAAACAATATTATACAATAATATTAATTAGTTCATTGGCCTCATCCCATAAACGCTCCCCACCCCCACACCACACACGACCTTCATAAGTTGCTCGCATATTATATTTCCTTGCGGCCGTCGAATATTATTTGCGTGTGTGTATAGATTCTTTTCATGAAAATCATCCTTGTTTAGATCAATATCTCAAACGGTGGTCTTGATCAATTTTCAAATATCACAAAACCAGTACGTCGTTGGTAATAATCTGGTGGTTCTGAACATGGTTTaacaaataaatatgaaaataccaaaccaaaaatgaagaaggtcgattttcttttctttattttataccGTACACCTTTTGCTGATGGACTTGCAACAAATCCGTAAGATATATACCATCTATTTATATATCCAGTAACATCCCATTATTagtagaaagaaaaaacaaaaacaaaaaaagagaagcAACAATTACATTATAGAAACTGAGAATCACTCCAAGATGACGATCTTAAGCATTAATTAATAACTCTGCAATTCTTCCTAATTTCTCCATCATCTCCTGTTTTGATTCCAATGTCACCCATTTTCATCATTGACTTACCAAAGCGAGCCATGAAGACATGGAAATTTTGGAATCTTCTTGCAACCCAAGCCGCCCGCCGGTCAGTGAGCAGGGCAGCATCTGATCCGAGCAGGCCTTTGTTCTGCCTCAGGCCCACATAGTAGTTGCTGTCGAAAGAAAGTGAGCTATTTTCGTCAAGCTCTACGGTGGTATCCGGATTAGGTCTACTGGGGCATTGTGTTTTCAAGAACTCTGCATATGCTGTATCAAGTGAGGGGTCTATGTCCCCTTTTCCTGTGAAGTTCAGTCTCCTTGCAAATACTACGCAATGTGCTACTCCGATGGTATGCGCCCCTACacaatttattttgaactttaaAGTCATGAGAATGTCATAAAACACACGGTTGTACATCAAAAACTTTCTGACACCTTGATTTCAAAAGAGGCTTGGAATGAACTTACAAGGTAATCAGAGTGAGTTAAAGGGGTTTAGGGATGGAGATGAACTAGGGCTTGCAATAAACCAGGGTTTAGGCTAAAGTAAGGTCGGAAAATATATATGACGATTATATATACCTGATAAGGCAACAAGATCTATGTAGTTAAGCCCTAAACCAGCAAATTGGTCTTGGAGTGAGGTGTAGTTTGCACCTCCGGAAGGCAAGTCCCTTGCAGCCTCCGTGGCAAGTGAAACTCTTCCATCTTTCCTCCCTCCAAAAACCTGCCACATGGACCTGCCAAACTGCACATATGCCAAATATTCATGATCATCAACATTAATATCAAATCGATCCCTACATTATAAATACATTGTTATATATATGCTAAAACATATTATGACAATGGAGCTACGAACTTGGTAAGAAACAGCATCTCTGGCTGCCAAAGCAACTATATCAGCACACGAGACGATATCGGGACACTCTTCTTCTAATTTGGCTTTTATTTCGTCAATAACTTCATAACCTCCAATCGACCGGTTTGGTCTTGCATCCTTCTCCGCCGTGTTGCCGTCCGTTGAATCTATCAATAGCGATGCATCACATCCCTACGTACAAGAAGATAATATAAAAGCAAGTTAATTACTTTCCAAATTTAGGAGTCTTTtcatcgtcatcatcatcatcatcgtcatACCACTAAAGCTACAACTTCCAGCAAATTAAGAATGGTTCATTATCAATTCAAACaatatatgaaaaagaaaatgatcgCAATTGTCTATATTATTTGTGCACACATAAAACAAGGTGTGTATATAGAAGGTTGATAATGCGTGTATACCCACCTGGACAAAGCAATCATGGTAATGCAGCCGTAGAAGCTTAGCTGCGAAGGTAGGGTTTGCTGCAACTTTGCTCCATGTAATGTTCCTCACTATTCTTCCAAGTTGCGGGCAACTCTTGCGGTAGAACACCGGACTTAGCTGACCTCCATTACAAGAACTAATAGCTAGAAAAACAAGAAGTGAAACCAACACAACGTTTACGTTTGCCCTCATATTCTCTGGCAACAGAAATGAATTCTGAGAATGTATGGCTGCAAGAAGCAAATGCCAATTGTTTTTTGCTGGTTGAATGAAGCAAAGCTCTCTATTTATAGGTAGCTAGCTGGGGACAAACACATTTTCGAACTTGATTCTTTGTTCCTTGAGGTATAATCTGAAAACATATTTAAATCTCTTTGTCAATGCAACTGCCTTTCATGATATAGATGATAATTGAAATATAATTGATTAAGAGAGTCAACTACTACTAATTAATACTAGCTAGCATAGCCAATCATTGCACTTGTTTCAATGAATCATGGCTTTGTTGCCAaaggaaaaggagaagaaagagtACGTAGCTAGGTGGAGAGAACGTAGACACTAAGTGAAACT belongs to Rosa chinensis cultivar Old Blush chromosome 4, RchiOBHm-V2, whole genome shotgun sequence and includes:
- the LOC112201169 gene encoding peroxidase 24; this translates as MRANVNVVLVSLLVFLAISSCNGGQLSPVFYRKSCPQLGRIVRNITWSKVAANPTFAAKLLRLHYHDCFVQGCDASLLIDSTDGNTAEKDARPNRSIGGYEVIDEIKAKLEEECPDIVSCADIVALAARDAVSYQFGRSMWQVFGGRKDGRVSLATEAARDLPSGGANYTSLQDQFAGLGLNYIDLVALSGAHTIGVAHCVVFARRLNFTGKGDIDPSLDTAYAEFLKTQCPSRPNPDTTVELDENSSLSFDSNYYVGLRQNKGLLGSDAALLTDRRAAWVARRFQNFHVFMARFGKSMMKMGDIGIKTGDDGEIRKNCRVIN